In Carassius gibelio isolate Cgi1373 ecotype wild population from Czech Republic chromosome B20, carGib1.2-hapl.c, whole genome shotgun sequence, the following are encoded in one genomic region:
- the LOC127984227 gene encoding splicing factor 3B subunit 6-like — MAMQAAKRANIRLPPEVNRILYIRNLPYKITGEEMYDIFGKYGPIRQIRVGNTPETRGTAYVVYEDIFDAKNACDHLSGFNVCNRYLVVLYYNANRAFQKMDTKKKEEQLKLLKEKYGINTDPPK; from the exons ATGGCGATGCAAGCAGCTAAACGAGCGAAT ATTCGTTTACCCCCAGAGGTGAACAGAATATTGTATATACGTAACCTTCCATACAAGATCACAGGAGAGGAGATGTATGACATCTTTGGAAAGTATGGGCCAATTCGTCAAATCAGAGT TGGGAACACACCAGAAACAAGAGGAACAGCCTATGTTGTATATGAAGACATATTTGATGCCAAAAATGCCTGTGATCACCTTTCTGGATTCAACGTCTGCAACAGATACTTAGTTGTATTGTACTATAATGCGAACAGG gcttTCCAAAAAATGGACACAAAGAAAAAGGAAGAGCAGCTGAAACTTCTCAAAGAAAAGTATGGGATAAACACAGACCCACCAAAATAG